From the Streptomyces nodosus genome, the window CGCTGTCCCGGACAGTGACCTGGATCTGGGATGCGCCCTGGTGCTCTGCCAGATAAGCCCGGACCTTGGTGAGGGCCTGGCTCGCGGCCTGCCGCTTGTCGTCCGGAAGCTTCACCGGACGAATGTCGGTCCTGGTCATGTGCACGCCCCTGGATGCGGTGGTAGCCCTTGCGGTTTCAAAGGTTCTCATCACCCCCGCCGCCTCACGGGCGAAGTCGTCGAAGAGCGGAACGCTGTCCTGTCCCCGCCGAACACACTGTCGCTGCACGCTCTCCCCTTGGCATCCGATGCCGCCCCGCGCCAACGACCCGGCAGCTCATCGAGGCCGAGGCCCCCAGGAAAGTGACAGCGCGACGGTTCTAGGCTTTCGGCGTGATTGAGACCATGGTGTTCGATGTCGGCGAGACAATCACCCGTGACGATCGCTACTGGGCTTCTTGGGCTGACTGGCTGGGAGTCCCCCGGCACACCCTGTCTGCCCTCGTAGGAGCTGTCGTCGCTCGAGGGCAGGACAATGCCGAGGCCGTCCGGCTTGCCAGACCGGGTGTCGATATCGCTGCCGAGTACCAGGCCCGCGAAGCCGCCGGCCAGGGCGAGCACCTGGACGAGAGCGACCTCTACCACGATGTACGCTCTGCCCTCTCCGCGCTTCGCACGCTAGGGGTGCGCGTGGTGATCGCCGGGAATCAGACGCCTCGGGTCGGCGAATTGCTACGCGGTCTGGACCTCTCCGCAGACCTCATCGTCACCTCAGGGGAGTGGGGAGTCGCCAAGCCCCAGCCGGAGTTCTTCGAGAAGGTACTGCAGGTGGCCCAGGCAGCACCGAGCGAGACTCTCTACATCGGCGACCACCCTGCCAACGACATCTTCCCCGCGAAGGCTGCGGGACTGCGTGCCGCACATATCCGCCGCGGC encodes:
- a CDS encoding HAD family hydrolase, whose product is MIETMVFDVGETITRDDRYWASWADWLGVPRHTLSALVGAVVARGQDNAEAVRLARPGVDIAAEYQAREAAGQGEHLDESDLYHDVRSALSALRTLGVRVVIAGNQTPRVGELLRGLDLSADLIVTSGEWGVAKPQPEFFEKVLQVAQAAPSETLYIGDHPANDIFPAKAAGLRAAHIRRGPWGHLWADTPDVVQAADWRIDGLAELTGVVDA